The Thalassophryne amazonica chromosome 13, fThaAma1.1, whole genome shotgun sequence genome window below encodes:
- the prepl gene encoding prolyl endopeptidase-like isoform X2: protein MMSVLSSLLWVSFRFLTASRCVAFSCRTSQLYKLFVPRCYTSSATDTPADYLTSGIEEYKDLQKYFSRRLRATYRKFSSVPDNSMVCGRHHVYVVQFDGIYRMGSRHGESESQQVLDLRQIPAEETKTGVENLPWVIQRVRVSPQEKHLAATVKTCDSEMPKCLIVKLGDGNPDFVDPPHVALTVDKVVSFEWVTDDILFYTTLEGLRCSSVFRLDLTCRRTHSVFEESRPDVFVEVALSRDRHILTINCNSKTSSEVLLIDTTTPNLEPFLVQPRQRDLLYHVEHWRGSLILLANTGPGLEYQVVQASLLEPFMASWVPLFVPGPGAVVKDMEVVGDHCVLFARTQVGELVLTVVPLTHPSEAFTIQLPSWACAVETRKPGLTNQHNVLELLISSPVHPPVPFCLNLKDGLLLARTKDWTSMEKQSGSVISRLEACSQDGTLVPVTLFHTVPVERLKEAPLLVHVYGAYGRDVHMDFCPENTLLLQQGWTLAYCHIRGGGERGLFWHRQARVEGRQRGVDDLRACLHHLFSIGVSSPSLTALTTCSAGAVPVGALCNSHPHMMQAVMLQAPFLNVLEAMENSNLPLTVEEREEWGDPVGNTKHRLAITSYCPLNNITPQRYPSMLLTAYRDDARVPLTGILKYTEKLKKALHTHFTTHPVSGCKPNIVLNVQPGANHLGPEDFELRLEEAGLKLAFLYQELGLDHLRPPRKKRR from the exons AGTGCCACAGACACACCAGCTGATTATCTCACATCTGGCATCGAGGAGTACAAGGATTTACAGAAATATTTCAGCAGGAGACTGAGGGCAACATACCGCAAGTTTTCCAGTGTGCCAGATAACTCCATG gtttgtggccgtcaccatgTGTACGTCGTTCAATTTGATGGCATCTACAGAATGGGCTCCAGACACG GTGAGTCAGAGTCACAGCAGGTGTTGGATCTGAGGCAAATCCCTGCAGAGGAGACAAAGACGGGAGTCGAAAACCTGCCATGGGTCATCCAGAGAGTGCGTGTGTCACCGCAGGAGAAGCACCTCGCTGCCACTGTGAAGACCTGTGACAGTGAAATGCCAAA ATGTTTGATTGTTAAGCTTGGAGATGGAAATCCTGATTTTGTGGATCCCCCACATGTTGCACTCACTGTGGACAAAGTCGTCAGCTTTG AGTGGGTGACAGATGACATCCTGTTTTATACGACACTGGAGGGTCTGCGCTGCAGCAGTGTGTTTCGTTTGGACCTAACCTGCAGGAGAACACACTCAGTGTTTGAGGAATCACGGCCTGA CGTGTTTGTGGAGGTTGCACTTTCCAGAGACAGACACATTCTGACCATTAACTGCAACAGCAAGACAAGCTCAGAAGTGCTGCTCATTGATACCACCACACCCAATTTAGAACCCTTCCTGGTTCAGCCACGCCAGCGGGACTTGCTGTACCACGTCGAGCACTGGAGAGGAAGTTTGATTTTACTGGCCAACACAGGCCCTGGGCTGGAATATCAG GTGGTACAGGCTTCACTCTTGGAGCCATTCATGGCCTCCTGGGTGCCTTTGTTTGTCCCTGGTCCAGGCGCTGTGGTCAAAGACATGGAGGTGGTTGGAGACCACTGCGTGTTATTTGCACGAACACAAGTGGGTGAGCTTGTGTTGACTGTGGTTCCATTGACCCATCCCAGCGAAGCATTTACTATACAG CTCCCCTCCTGGGCCTGTGCTGTTGAAACTAGAAAACCAGGATTGACAAACCAACACAATGTGTTAGAGCTCCTAATCTCATCTCCAGTCCACCCCCCAGTGCCCTTCTGTCTGAACCTCAAGGATGGACTGCTTTTGGCCAGAACAAAAGACTGGACCTCCATGGAGAAGCAGAGCGGTTCTGTCATCTCACGGTTGGAGGCCTGTAGCCAA GATGGCACTTTGGTACCAGTCACACTATTTCACACGGTACCTGTGGAGCGTTTGAAGGAGGCACCGCTGCTGGTCCACGTGTACGGAGCTTACGGCAGAGATGTGCACATGGACTTCTGCCCGGAGAACACACTGCTCCTGCAGCAGGGCTGGACTCTGGCCTACTGCCACATCAG aggtggaggagaGCGAGGTCTGTTTTGGCACCGCCAGGCTCGTGTGGAAGGGAGGCAGAGAGGAGTGGACGACCTCCGAGCATGTCTCCATCACCTCTTCTCCATCGGCGTCTCCTCACCTTCACTTACCGCCCTCACCACCTGCAGTGCCGGGGCTGTGCCCGTAGGGGCGCTGTGTAACAGTCACCCACACATGATGCAAGCTGTTATGTTGCAG GCTCCTTTTCTGAACGTTTTGGAGGCGATGGAGAACTCCAACCTGCCGCTGACCGTGGAGGAGCGAGAAGAATGGGGAGATCCTGTAGGAAACACAAAACACAGGCTCGCCATTACCTCATACTGTCCCTTAAACAACATTACACCTCAG AGATACCCATCTATGTTGCTGACAGCCTACAGAGACGATGCCAGAGTGCCTCTGACGGGGATCCTGAAATACACAGAGAAGCTAAAGAAAGCTCTTCATACACACTTCACCACTCACCCTGTGTCAG GATGTAAACCAAACATTGTTCTGAATGTCCAACCTGGAGCAAACCACCTCGGACCAGAAGACTTTGAACTGAGACTGGAGGAG GCTGGCCTAAAACTAGCTTTTCTCTACCAAGAACTTGGCCTGGACCATCTTCGGCCTCCACGGAAGAAGAGGAGATAA
- the prepl gene encoding prolyl endopeptidase-like isoform X1 codes for MMSVLSSLLWVSFRFLTASRCVAFSCRTSQLYKLFVPRCYTSSATDTPADYLTSGIEEYKDLQKYFSRRLRATYRKFSSVPDNSMVCGRHHVYVVQFDGIYRMGSRHGESESQQVLDLRQIPAEETKTGVENLPWVIQRVRVSPQEKHLAATVKTCDSEMPKCLIVKLGDGNPDFVDPPHVALTVDKVVSFEWVTDDILFYTTLEGLRCSSVFRLDLTCRRTHSVFEESRPDVFVEVALSRDRHILTINCNSKTSSEVLLIDTTTPNLEPFLVQPRQRDLLYHVEHWRGSLILLANTGPGLEYQVVQASLLEPFMASWVPLFVPGPGAVVKDMEVVGDHCVLFARTQVGELVLTVVPLTHPSEAFTIQLPSWACAVETRKPGLTNQHNVLELLISSPVHPPVPFCLNLKDGLLLARTKDWTSMEKQSGSVISRLEACSQDGTLVPVTLFHTVPVERLKEAPLLVHVYGAYGRDVHMDFCPENTLLLQQGWTLAYCHIRGGGERGLFWHRQARVEGRQRGVDDLRACLHHLFSIGVSSPSLTALTTCSAGAVPVGALCNSHPHMMQAVMLQAPFLNVLEAMENSNLPLTVEEREEWGDPVGNTKHRLAITSYCPLNNITPQQRYPSMLLTAYRDDARVPLTGILKYTEKLKKALHTHFTTHPVSGCKPNIVLNVQPGANHLGPEDFELRLEEAGLKLAFLYQELGLDHLRPPRKKRR; via the exons AGTGCCACAGACACACCAGCTGATTATCTCACATCTGGCATCGAGGAGTACAAGGATTTACAGAAATATTTCAGCAGGAGACTGAGGGCAACATACCGCAAGTTTTCCAGTGTGCCAGATAACTCCATG gtttgtggccgtcaccatgTGTACGTCGTTCAATTTGATGGCATCTACAGAATGGGCTCCAGACACG GTGAGTCAGAGTCACAGCAGGTGTTGGATCTGAGGCAAATCCCTGCAGAGGAGACAAAGACGGGAGTCGAAAACCTGCCATGGGTCATCCAGAGAGTGCGTGTGTCACCGCAGGAGAAGCACCTCGCTGCCACTGTGAAGACCTGTGACAGTGAAATGCCAAA ATGTTTGATTGTTAAGCTTGGAGATGGAAATCCTGATTTTGTGGATCCCCCACATGTTGCACTCACTGTGGACAAAGTCGTCAGCTTTG AGTGGGTGACAGATGACATCCTGTTTTATACGACACTGGAGGGTCTGCGCTGCAGCAGTGTGTTTCGTTTGGACCTAACCTGCAGGAGAACACACTCAGTGTTTGAGGAATCACGGCCTGA CGTGTTTGTGGAGGTTGCACTTTCCAGAGACAGACACATTCTGACCATTAACTGCAACAGCAAGACAAGCTCAGAAGTGCTGCTCATTGATACCACCACACCCAATTTAGAACCCTTCCTGGTTCAGCCACGCCAGCGGGACTTGCTGTACCACGTCGAGCACTGGAGAGGAAGTTTGATTTTACTGGCCAACACAGGCCCTGGGCTGGAATATCAG GTGGTACAGGCTTCACTCTTGGAGCCATTCATGGCCTCCTGGGTGCCTTTGTTTGTCCCTGGTCCAGGCGCTGTGGTCAAAGACATGGAGGTGGTTGGAGACCACTGCGTGTTATTTGCACGAACACAAGTGGGTGAGCTTGTGTTGACTGTGGTTCCATTGACCCATCCCAGCGAAGCATTTACTATACAG CTCCCCTCCTGGGCCTGTGCTGTTGAAACTAGAAAACCAGGATTGACAAACCAACACAATGTGTTAGAGCTCCTAATCTCATCTCCAGTCCACCCCCCAGTGCCCTTCTGTCTGAACCTCAAGGATGGACTGCTTTTGGCCAGAACAAAAGACTGGACCTCCATGGAGAAGCAGAGCGGTTCTGTCATCTCACGGTTGGAGGCCTGTAGCCAA GATGGCACTTTGGTACCAGTCACACTATTTCACACGGTACCTGTGGAGCGTTTGAAGGAGGCACCGCTGCTGGTCCACGTGTACGGAGCTTACGGCAGAGATGTGCACATGGACTTCTGCCCGGAGAACACACTGCTCCTGCAGCAGGGCTGGACTCTGGCCTACTGCCACATCAG aggtggaggagaGCGAGGTCTGTTTTGGCACCGCCAGGCTCGTGTGGAAGGGAGGCAGAGAGGAGTGGACGACCTCCGAGCATGTCTCCATCACCTCTTCTCCATCGGCGTCTCCTCACCTTCACTTACCGCCCTCACCACCTGCAGTGCCGGGGCTGTGCCCGTAGGGGCGCTGTGTAACAGTCACCCACACATGATGCAAGCTGTTATGTTGCAG GCTCCTTTTCTGAACGTTTTGGAGGCGATGGAGAACTCCAACCTGCCGCTGACCGTGGAGGAGCGAGAAGAATGGGGAGATCCTGTAGGAAACACAAAACACAGGCTCGCCATTACCTCATACTGTCCCTTAAACAACATTACACCTCAG cagAGATACCCATCTATGTTGCTGACAGCCTACAGAGACGATGCCAGAGTGCCTCTGACGGGGATCCTGAAATACACAGAGAAGCTAAAGAAAGCTCTTCATACACACTTCACCACTCACCCTGTGTCAG GATGTAAACCAAACATTGTTCTGAATGTCCAACCTGGAGCAAACCACCTCGGACCAGAAGACTTTGAACTGAGACTGGAGGAG GCTGGCCTAAAACTAGCTTTTCTCTACCAAGAACTTGGCCTGGACCATCTTCGGCCTCCACGGAAGAAGAGGAGATAA